The Oncorhynchus clarkii lewisi isolate Uvic-CL-2024 chromosome 29, UVic_Ocla_1.0, whole genome shotgun sequence genome contains a region encoding:
- the LOC139387890 gene encoding protein phosphatase PTC7 homolog, producing the protein MLSVLSYGRLVARAVLGGLSQTDGRDYSLVTASCGFGKDFRKGILKKGMCYGDDACFIARHRSADVLGVADGVGGWRDYGVDPSQFSATLMRTCERLVKEGRFTPSSPVGILTSGYYELLQNKVPLLGSSTACIVVLDRRSHQLHTCNLGDSGFLVVRGGEVVHRSDEQQHYFNTPFQLSIAPPGTEGVVLSDSPEAADSSSFDVQLGDIILTASDGLFDNMPDYMILQALKKLKSTNYDSIQQTAQSIAKQAHELAYDPNYMSPFAQFACDNGLNVRGGKPDDITVLLSIVAEYTD; encoded by the exons ATGTTATCCGTACTCTCCTATGGAAGACTGGTTGCGAGGGCTGTCCTTGGCGGACTCTCTCAAACTGATGGTCGGGACTACAGCCTGGTCACAGCTAGTTGTGGGTTTGGGAAAGACTTTCGTAAGGGGATATTGAAGAAAGGGATGTGCTACGGGGATGACGCTTGTTTCATTGCCCGGCATAGGTCCgccgatgtattgg GTGTGGCAGATGGTGTAGGTGGATGGAGGGACTACGGGGTGGACCCGTCCCAGTTCTCTGCCACCCTGATGAGGACGTGTGAGCGGCTGGTGAAGGAGGGCCGTTTCACCCCCAGCAGCCCTGTGGGGATCCTCACGTCAGGCTACTACGAGCTCCTACAGAACAAAGTACCCCTGCTAG gGAGCAGCACAGCCTGTATCGTGGTTTTGGACCGACGGAGCCATCAACTGCACACGTGTAATCTAGGTGACTCTGGTTTCCTGGTGGTGCGAGGGGGAGAAGTGGTGCACCGCTCGGACGAACAGCAGCACTACTTCAACACCCCTTTTCAGCTGTCCATCGCTCCCCCAGGGACAGAGGGAGTGGTGCTCAGTGACAG CCCTGAGGCCGCTGACAGCTCCTCCTTCGACGTCCAGCTGGGTGACATCATCCTGACTGCCTCGGATGGCCTCTTCGACAACATGCCCGACTACATGATCCTGCAAGCGCTCAAAAAGCTCAAG AGTACCAACTATGACAGTATCCAGCAGACCGCACAGAGCATTGCAAAGCAAGCCCATGAACTGGCCTATGACCCCAACTACATGTCCCCTTTCGCTCAGTTTGCCTGTGACAATGGTCTGAATGTAAGAG GGGGGAAGCCTGATGACATCACGGTGCTGCTGTCCATTGTGGCAGAATACACAGACtaa